CCTCACCATTCATCAATGGCGCCCTTGGCAGGAACTGAGGGACAGTGGCAGCCATGCCTCCCCCTGCTCCAGCTACTCCTTCCACCTTCTGCTAACCTAGATGTTGTGGGTACCCTGGCGACCCCTAGAGGACTGATCGTCTGAGCCAGCTTCCATCCAAGCACTGAGTTCCTCAAGATGTGGCTGGAGGGACTGGTGGCCTGGAGTTGGTCTCTGGATGGCCTGAGGGACTGTATTGCCACCGGCATCCAGTCTGTACGGGACTGTGACAGCACAGCCGTTGTCACTGTGGTCTGCCTGCTGGTCATGTTTGTGTGGTACTGTTACCATGTGGGCCGAGAACAGCCCCGACCCCATGTGTCCGTCAACTCCCTCCTGCAGGGAGTGGATGCCAATGGGCTACAGAATGGGTCCATGTACTGCCAGTCACCTGAGTGCGTGCGCTGCATGCACCACGATGGTCTCAACCAGAAGCTTTACCACAACCTGCAGGAATATGCCAAGCGGTACTCATGGTCCGGTATGGGCCGCATCCACAAGGGCATCCGGGAGCAGGGCCGCTACCTCAGCAGCCAGCCCTCCATCCAGAAGCCCGAGGTCTTCTTCTTACCTGATCTCCCCACTACGCCCTACTTCTCCCGGGACGCCCAGAAGCACGATGTGGAGCTGTTGGAGCGGAACTTCCAGGCCATCCT
The Chionomys nivalis chromosome 3, mChiNiv1.1, whole genome shotgun sequence genome window above contains:
- the Asphd2 gene encoding aspartate beta-hydroxylase domain-containing protein 2 — protein: MWLEGLVAWSWSLDGLRDCIATGIQSVRDCDSTAVVTVVCLLVMFVWYCYHVGREQPRPHVSVNSLLQGVDANGLQNGSMYCQSPECVRCMHHDGLNQKLYHNLQEYAKRYSWSGMGRIHKGIREQGRYLSSQPSIQKPEVFFLPDLPTTPYFSRDAQKHDVELLERNFQAILCEFETLYKAFSNCSLPQGWKVNSTPSGEWFTFDFVNQGVCVPRNCRKCPRTYRLLGSLRTCIGNNVFGNACISVLSPGTVITEHYGPTNIRIRCHLGLKTPNGCELVVGGEPQCWAEGRCLLFDDSFLHTAFHEGSAEDGPRAVFMVDLWHPNVAAAERQALDFIFAPGR